One Malania oleifera isolate guangnan ecotype guangnan chromosome 10, ASM2987363v1, whole genome shotgun sequence genomic region harbors:
- the LOC131166222 gene encoding uncharacterized protein LOC131166222, which translates to MAGFFSMKMKRKELDEVNDDFSDFSLSSPARKIRRLDVELPPILEEEEPELLFALEQSGGAPAMEELPSVPVNEERAIVLFKPMNTPLLHSPSNFSISVDSDIISDFKNFWSSQSNHIKPAEDEAIQDSNTSAAKECLEVVPWVPSHVPQMPGIDVPQAEAAESMEAEEMEAAAMEIESNDLGTEQGQVNQHGGLKGDEGLPQWQHQHCMTPQLPQINTPTPIVWYQ; encoded by the exons ATGGCGGGCTTCTTTTCGATGAAGATGAAAAGGAAGGAATTGGATGAAGTTAACGATGACTTCTCTGACTTCTCCCTCTCTTCTCCTGCCAGAAAAATCCGCAGGCTg GATGTGGAGTTGCCGCCGATTCTGGAAGAGGAAGAGCCGGAGCTTCTTTTTGCTTTGGAGCAGTCGGGAGGAGCACCAGCGATGGAGGAGTTGCCTTCTGTTCCCGTGAACGAAGAGAGGGCTATTGTTCTTTTTAAGCCTATGAACACGCCTCTGTTGCACTCTCCTTCCAATTTCTCGATCTCTGTTGATTCCGACATAATTTCAGATTTCAAGA ATTTTTGGTCAAGCCAGTCTAATCACATAAAACCAGCGGAAGATGAAGCAATACAGGACAGTAATACCAGCGCAGCAAAAGAGTGTCTAGAAGTTGTACCTTGGGTACCTTCTCATGTTCCTCAAATGCCAGGAATTGATGTTCCCCAAGCAGAAGCCGCTGAGTCGATGGAGGCTGAAGAAATGGAGGCAGCAGCCATGGAAATCGAAAGCAACGATCTGGGCACGGAGCAGGGGCAAGTGAATCAACATGGAGGACTAAAGGGGGACGAAGGATTGCCGCAGTGGCAGCACCAGCACTGCATGACTCCCCAGCTTCCTCAAATTAATACGCCCACTCCCATTGTTTGGTACCAGTAG